In a single window of the Gossypium hirsutum isolate 1008001.06 chromosome A13, Gossypium_hirsutum_v2.1, whole genome shotgun sequence genome:
- the LOC107938813 gene encoding uncharacterized protein produces MATNLLTFRPAGIYASAIPGHTKQDPNRRKSNPLPSSTNWWGPLFGMSSEPDYFDSDNKTDFKEKREVEPGTDTAPKSIRSKFSPGSFTEEKARQLRMMTTNTSSFHDAMYHSAIASRLASDFKDRSDL; encoded by the coding sequence ATGGCTACTAATCTTCTCACTTTTCGTCCCGCCGGAATTTACGCCAGTGCTATTCCCGGTCATACAAAACAGGATCCGAACCGCCGGAAGAGTAATCCGTTGCCTTCTTCCACGAACTGGTGGGGACCGCTGTTTGGAATGTCATCAGAGCCCGACTATTTCGACTCCGATAACAAAACCGATTTCAAAGAGAAAAGAGAAGTCGAACCGGGAACGGATACGGCACCAAAGTCGATTAGATCGAAGTTTTCTCCGGGAAGCTTCACGGAGGAGAAGGCAAGGCAGCTCCGTATGATGACTACGAACACGTCATCGTTTCATGACGCTATGTACCATTCAGCTATCGCTTCTAGACTCGCCTCCGATTTCAAGGATCGTTCCGATCTATGA
- the LOC107938811 gene encoding acyl-protein thioesterase 2, whose translation MSFTGPSVGPGGRTARRALEFGRTYVVRPKGRHQATIVWLHGLGDNGSSWSQLLETLPLPNIKWICPTAPTQPISIFGGFPSTAWFNVGELSEDAPDDIEGLDAVAAHVANLLAAEPADIKLGVGGFSMGAATSLYSATCFAHGKYGNGNTYPANLSAVVGLSGWLPCSKTLKSKIEGNNEAAGRAESLPILLCHGKGDDVVPYKFGEKSSRALTSKGFKDMTFKSYNGLGHYTIPEEMEEVCAWLTSKLGLNGRST comes from the exons ATGAGCTTCACCGGTCCTTCGGTTGGCCCTG GTGGTAGAACTGCTAGAAGGGCACTTGAGTTTGGAAGAACCTATGTGGTCAGGCCAAAAGGTAGGCACCAAGCTACCATAGTTTGGCTACATGGTCTTGGTGATAATGGTTCGAG CTGGTCCCAGCTCCTGGAGACGCTCCCTCTTCCAAAT ATTAAATGGATATGTCCAACTGCGCCTACTCAACCAATAAGCATATTTGGTGGCTTTCCATCAACTGCTT GGTTCAATGTCGGCGAGCTTTCAGAAGATGCTCCTGATGATATAGAGGGTTTGGATGCTGTTGCAGCACATGTTGCAAACTTGCTGGCAGCGGAGCCTGCTGACA TTAAACTTGGTGTTGGAGGCTTCAGTATGGGTGCAGCTACCTCACTATACTCTGCAACCTGTTTTGCTCATGGAAAATACGGAAATGGAAACACATATCCTGCCAATTTGAGCGCAGTTGTAGGACTTAGCGGATGGCTTCCGTGTTCAAA GACTTTGAAAAGCAAAATAGAAGGAAACAATGAAGCTGCAGGACGTGCTGAGTCCTTGCCAATTTTGCTATGCCATGGAAAAG GTGATGATGTGGTTCCATATAAATTTGGTGAGAAATCGTCTCGGGCATTGACTTCAAAGGGATTTAAGGACATGACTTTCAAATCCTACAATGG GCTTGGTCACTATACAATCCCAGAGGAGATGGAAGAGGTATGTGCTTGGTTAACTTCAAAACTGGGGCTCAACGGTCGATCCACATAA